A stretch of Caballeronia sp. SL2Y3 DNA encodes these proteins:
- a CDS encoding EAL domain-containing protein codes for MNTNHFFRLLARLRVGHKLLLIYLLDLSAVIYISGILIHEKYLAIDFSNKEIVGNAYVRVVTSALIDVTLTGAGQRLPPAAWRATIDQLAAAEAQYGEPLQSAALNRTLRDALQALSLDRQPDAPTSHAALDACRELITRIGNQSNLILDPDLDSYYTMSQSILRYPPLIDAVNGIGRHLHEGRTARSREEVRTRYLVLEGQLDAAMQGLRSDFAEAAAANHALDASLAPSISRMRAAVDAFRHAARVVVDGDSAPDAATLSLIDTAQQSVIANASTSWRITGANLDRLLRARVEGLFSKMWLHLGTALSLLCGILAMVYFVAQQISSPLRKLARVMDTVRRTGDHSLRATWHSQDEIGQLVRGFNDMLAQLDHERDVQKELAASTRASAAQYALVEATPVPMVVTAIPGHEVLHANKPGLFWLNGCATDPWAFGLDSSTRARFFQQLSDREAINEFEVHWKATAQPTWAMLSARRLDFQGRDAILTAFTPINQIKLMEQRLELWGRVFEASSEAIVILDAHARLVTANPSFYRATGYRNDDVVGKPPAFIGPQEDGDERAMIARIVDRCEHSGTWNGEAQVRRRQGSNYPAWLMVSTVRDKKSSVSHYICTLIDITDRKKSEARIQFLAEHDVLTELPNRALFGARLKAAIARAQRAQQRAAVLFIDLDRFKNINDSLGHHVGDGLLRSVSRRLLQGVGANDTVSRLGGDEFTVILTGVSNASDVMHIIERRLVTLLREPHEVSGKTLQVTCSVGVALYPDDGADIDTLMQNADAAMYQAKAEGRNLVKFFSADMAENARYRLSLDASLRTATERGELRLVWQPCLDARTGALASVEGLLRWDSPLLGNVMPSQFISVAEETKVIIPIGAWVIEEACRQLAEWRDSAGLAISASVNVSAIQLRHPELVGVIERSLTRHGVPPHCLELEITETVLMDSAESYVEAIDAIRSLGVKLSLDDFGTGYSSLSYLNRFALDRLKIDRAFVHDMLDAPADLAIVKAIIDLGHELKLRVVAEGVESAHQADTLRGIGCDELQGFLLSKPMPGSALPAWSEALMAREEA; via the coding sequence ATGAACACCAATCACTTCTTCCGCCTGCTCGCCCGCCTCCGCGTGGGCCACAAGCTGCTGCTGATCTACCTGTTGGACCTGAGCGCCGTCATCTATATCAGCGGCATTCTGATCCACGAGAAATATCTCGCGATCGATTTCTCCAACAAGGAGATCGTCGGCAACGCGTATGTGCGGGTCGTGACGAGCGCGCTGATCGATGTCACGCTGACGGGCGCAGGTCAGCGCCTGCCCCCCGCCGCATGGCGCGCGACGATCGATCAACTCGCCGCCGCCGAAGCGCAATACGGCGAGCCGCTGCAAAGCGCCGCGCTCAATCGCACCTTGCGCGATGCGTTGCAAGCACTGTCGCTCGACAGGCAGCCGGACGCCCCGACAAGCCACGCAGCGCTCGACGCATGCCGCGAACTGATCACGCGTATCGGCAATCAATCGAACCTGATCCTGGACCCCGACCTCGACAGCTACTACACCATGTCACAGTCGATCCTGCGCTATCCCCCGCTGATCGACGCAGTCAACGGCATCGGACGCCACCTGCATGAAGGACGCACCGCGCGCTCGCGTGAAGAAGTGCGTACGCGTTACCTCGTGCTCGAAGGCCAGCTCGACGCCGCGATGCAGGGCCTGCGTTCCGACTTCGCAGAAGCGGCCGCGGCCAATCACGCGCTGGACGCATCGCTTGCGCCGTCGATCTCGCGCATGCGCGCAGCGGTCGATGCCTTTCGTCATGCGGCGCGCGTCGTCGTGGACGGCGACAGTGCCCCAGACGCCGCGACGCTTTCTCTTATCGATACTGCGCAGCAATCGGTCATCGCCAATGCGAGCACGAGCTGGCGCATAACAGGAGCGAACCTCGATCGACTGCTGCGTGCTCGCGTGGAAGGACTGTTCTCGAAGATGTGGTTGCATCTGGGCACTGCGCTCTCCTTGTTGTGCGGCATTCTCGCGATGGTGTACTTCGTTGCCCAGCAGATCTCCTCGCCGCTACGCAAGCTGGCGCGCGTGATGGATACGGTACGGCGCACGGGCGACCACTCGCTGCGCGCTACCTGGCACAGTCAGGACGAGATCGGCCAACTGGTGCGCGGCTTCAATGACATGCTCGCGCAGCTCGACCACGAACGCGACGTGCAGAAGGAACTCGCAGCATCGACACGCGCATCGGCCGCGCAATATGCGCTGGTAGAAGCGACGCCCGTGCCGATGGTCGTCACTGCGATTCCCGGCCATGAAGTGCTGCACGCAAACAAGCCCGGCCTGTTCTGGCTCAACGGCTGCGCGACGGACCCTTGGGCGTTCGGGCTGGATTCATCGACACGCGCGCGATTCTTCCAGCAATTGTCCGACCGTGAGGCCATCAATGAATTCGAGGTTCACTGGAAGGCCACCGCGCAGCCGACATGGGCGATGCTGTCCGCGCGCCGCCTCGATTTTCAGGGGCGCGACGCCATTCTGACCGCCTTCACGCCGATCAACCAGATCAAGCTCATGGAGCAGCGCCTGGAATTGTGGGGCCGCGTGTTCGAGGCGTCCTCGGAAGCGATCGTCATTCTCGACGCTCACGCGCGTCTCGTCACGGCGAATCCGTCCTTCTATCGCGCGACTGGGTATCGCAACGACGATGTCGTCGGCAAGCCGCCGGCGTTCATCGGCCCACAGGAGGACGGGGACGAACGCGCGATGATCGCGCGGATCGTGGATCGCTGCGAACACAGCGGGACCTGGAACGGTGAAGCGCAAGTGCGGCGCCGCCAGGGCAGCAACTATCCCGCGTGGCTCATGGTGAGCACGGTGCGCGACAAGAAGAGCAGCGTGTCGCATTACATCTGCACGCTCATCGACATCACGGACCGCAAGAAAAGCGAAGCGCGCATCCAGTTTCTCGCGGAACACGACGTGCTCACCGAATTGCCTAACCGAGCACTCTTCGGCGCGCGGCTGAAGGCGGCCATCGCTCGAGCGCAGCGCGCGCAGCAACGCGCCGCGGTGTTGTTCATCGATCTCGACCGCTTCAAGAATATCAACGACTCCTTGGGGCACCATGTCGGCGACGGGCTGCTGCGTTCTGTCTCGCGGCGGCTCCTGCAGGGCGTGGGCGCCAACGACACGGTGAGCCGTCTCGGTGGCGACGAATTCACGGTCATTCTCACAGGCGTGAGCAACGCGAGTGACGTGATGCACATCATCGAGCGAAGGCTCGTCACGCTGCTGCGCGAGCCGCACGAGGTCAGCGGCAAGACGCTGCAGGTAACGTGCAGCGTCGGCGTGGCGCTTTATCCCGACGACGGCGCGGACATCGACACGCTCATGCAAAACGCCGATGCCGCGATGTATCAGGCGAAAGCGGAAGGCCGCAATCTCGTGAAGTTCTTCTCGGCGGATATGGCGGAGAACGCACGCTATCGGCTTTCGCTCGATGCGAGCCTGCGCACCGCGACCGAGCGCGGCGAATTGCGGCTTGTGTGGCAGCCGTGTCTGGATGCGCGGACCGGCGCGCTCGCGAGCGTCGAAGGACTCCTGCGATGGGATAGCCCGCTGCTCGGCAACGTGATGCCGTCGCAATTCATCTCGGTCGCCGAAGAAACCAAGGTCATCATTCCGATCGGCGCTTGGGTGATCGAGGAAGCGTGCCGGCAGCTCGCTGAGTGGCGCGACAGTGCCGGGCTTGCGATCAGCGCATCGGTGAATGTGTCGGCGATCCAGCTGCGCCATCCCGAACTCGTCGGTGTGATCGAGCGCAGCCTCACGAGGCACGGCGTGCCGCCGCATTGCCTCGAACTCGAAATCACGGAGACTGTGCTGATGGATAGCGCGGAAAGCTACGTGGAGGCGATCGATGCGATTCGCTCGCTCGGCGTGAAACTTTCGCTCGACGACTTCGGCACCGGCTATTCCAGCCTCAGCTATCTGAACCGATTCGCGCTGGACCGGCTGAAGATAGACCGCGCGTTCGTGCATGACATGCTGGATGCGCCCGCCGACCTCGCGATCGTGAAGGCGATCATCGATCTCGGGCACGAACTGAAGCTGCGCGTGGTCGCGGAGGGCGTCGAGAGCGCGCACCAGGCGGATACGTTGCGCGGCATCGGATGCGATGAACTGCAGGGCTTTCTGTTATCGAAACCCATGCCGGGCAGCGCGTTGCCTGCGTGGTCGGAAGCGCTCATGGCGCGCGAGGAGGCGTGA
- a CDS encoding branched-chain amino acid ABC transporter substrate-binding protein: MQTAAHAADATPAVVLIGHAAPLTGQLANMGKDSENAARLAIDEINSQRPMIGGKPVRLQLDSQDDAADPRTGTQVAQKLVDGGVVAVVGDINSGVSIPASRIYSEAQVVQISQGSTNPAYTQQGYKTTFRVVATDALQGPALARYAFSSLHAKRIAVIDDSTAYGQGLAEEFMKAVKANGGTIVAREATNDKATDFRAILTKIKGLRPDVIMYGGSDATAGPLAKQASNLGMTARVLGGDGACTERMVGLAGDAISNVVCSEAGLALSKMPKGQEFERRYTARYKVPIDAYAPFAYDAVYVIYDAMKRANSVERTKVLAAMSVTQYDGVIGKISFDPRGDLKDAAITIYQFKDKKKTVMDVIRM; the protein is encoded by the coding sequence ATGCAGACTGCGGCGCATGCTGCCGATGCAACGCCCGCTGTCGTGCTGATCGGCCACGCTGCCCCGCTCACGGGACAGCTCGCGAACATGGGCAAGGACAGCGAAAACGCTGCGCGCCTTGCCATCGACGAAATCAACAGCCAGCGGCCAATGATCGGTGGGAAACCAGTGCGTTTGCAACTCGACTCGCAGGACGATGCCGCCGATCCGCGGACCGGCACGCAGGTCGCGCAAAAACTCGTCGACGGGGGCGTCGTGGCGGTGGTCGGCGACATCAATTCGGGGGTATCCATTCCCGCGTCGCGCATCTATAGCGAAGCCCAGGTCGTGCAGATTTCTCAAGGCTCGACCAATCCTGCCTACACGCAGCAGGGGTACAAGACGACCTTCCGCGTAGTGGCGACCGATGCGTTGCAAGGGCCGGCGCTCGCGCGTTACGCGTTCAGTTCGTTGCACGCGAAACGCATCGCCGTGATCGACGATTCGACGGCTTATGGTCAAGGCCTCGCCGAAGAATTCATGAAAGCAGTGAAGGCCAACGGCGGCACGATCGTCGCGCGCGAGGCAACCAATGACAAGGCCACGGATTTTCGCGCGATCCTGACGAAGATCAAGGGGCTGCGGCCTGACGTCATCATGTACGGCGGCTCCGACGCAACGGCCGGGCCGCTGGCGAAACAGGCGTCGAATCTGGGAATGACGGCGAGAGTGCTGGGCGGCGATGGCGCATGCACGGAAAGAATGGTGGGCCTCGCGGGCGACGCGATCAGCAACGTAGTGTGTTCCGAAGCCGGACTCGCGCTGTCGAAGATGCCGAAAGGGCAGGAGTTCGAGCGTCGGTACACCGCGCGCTACAAGGTGCCCATCGATGCTTATGCGCCGTTCGCCTACGATGCCGTCTACGTGATCTACGACGCAATGAAACGCGCCAACTCGGTCGAGCGCACTAAGGTCTTGGCGGCCATGTCCGTCACGCAGTATGACGGCGTGATTGGGAAGATCTCATTCGATCCGCGTGGCGACTTGAAGGATGCGGCGATTACCATCTATCAGTTCAAAGACAAGAAGAAAACCGTAATGGACGTCATACGCATGTGA
- a CDS encoding amidase, whose translation MRTIREYSKALAAKRLSAGELLDASLAAIDADLVHGGATYTHIDRLAAREAADASDAFRERGYVPSALAGVPLSIKDLFDIKGQVTTAGSRVLCGAPPAVRDAAAVARLREAGAVFVGRTNMSEFAFSGLGMNPHYGTPVNPLHAGLLAGGSSSGAAVSVALGHAAAALGTDTGGSVRIPAAFCGLTAFKPTARRVPLDGAVPLSLSFDSVGPIARSVDCCALLDSVISGQALDTAPRPLERLRFGVTYDYVADDLDETVTTAFHRAVGMLRRAGASVERFAFPELHEVAGGNPLAGITAAQAWAWHREHVARDADAYDARVLKRLLAGQGRSAADYIDLLAARERFVRDARARLAHFDAWLLPTVAVVPPAIAQVDRDDAAFFAMNAKVLRNPSVVNFMDGCALTLPCHDENELPVGLSICGPALADASILAIGRSVEALLRQRADVAPA comes from the coding sequence ATGCGGACTATTCGTGAATACAGCAAGGCGCTGGCGGCCAAGCGCCTCTCCGCAGGCGAACTGCTCGACGCGAGCCTCGCGGCTATCGATGCTGATCTCGTACACGGCGGCGCAACGTACACGCATATCGACCGGTTGGCGGCCCGCGAAGCGGCCGACGCCAGCGACGCGTTTCGCGAGCGCGGCTATGTCCCTTCCGCGCTCGCCGGTGTCCCGCTTTCAATCAAAGATCTGTTCGACATCAAAGGACAGGTGACGACAGCCGGCTCGCGAGTACTGTGCGGTGCCCCGCCCGCAGTGCGCGATGCGGCGGCCGTTGCCCGGCTGCGCGAAGCGGGCGCGGTGTTCGTGGGACGCACCAACATGAGCGAGTTTGCGTTCTCCGGCCTCGGCATGAATCCCCATTACGGAACGCCGGTCAATCCGCTTCACGCTGGACTGCTCGCGGGCGGTTCGAGTTCGGGCGCGGCGGTGTCGGTCGCGCTCGGGCACGCGGCAGCAGCGCTCGGTACGGACACGGGCGGCTCGGTTCGCATTCCTGCGGCGTTTTGCGGGCTGACCGCATTCAAGCCGACCGCGCGGCGCGTGCCACTCGATGGCGCGGTGCCGCTGTCGCTATCGTTCGATTCCGTCGGTCCAATCGCGCGCAGTGTCGACTGTTGCGCGCTGCTCGACAGCGTGATTTCCGGGCAAGCCCTCGATACCGCGCCGCGCCCGCTCGAGAGGCTGCGGTTCGGCGTCACGTATGACTACGTCGCCGACGATCTCGACGAAACAGTGACGACGGCATTCCACCGCGCGGTCGGGATGCTGCGGCGCGCGGGGGCATCGGTGGAGCGTTTCGCATTTCCGGAATTGCACGAAGTGGCGGGCGGGAATCCGCTCGCGGGCATCACTGCTGCGCAGGCATGGGCATGGCATCGCGAGCATGTTGCGCGTGACGCCGATGCTTATGACGCTCGCGTGCTGAAGCGTCTGCTCGCGGGGCAAGGACGCAGCGCCGCCGACTATATCGATCTGCTGGCCGCGCGTGAACGCTTCGTCCGCGACGCGCGCGCGCGGCTCGCGCATTTCGATGCATGGCTGCTGCCGACCGTCGCTGTGGTGCCGCCCGCCATCGCGCAGGTCGACCGCGACGATGCCGCGTTCTTCGCGATGAACGCGAAGGTGCTGCGCAATCCTAGCGTCGTCAATTTCATGGACGGCTGCGCGCTGACGTTGCCTTGCCATGACGAGAACGAGCTGCCCGTGGGTCTTTCGATTTGCGGCCCGGCCCTCGCCGATGCGTCGATTCTCGCGATTGGCCGCAGTGTGGAAGCGCTGCTTCGCCAACGCGCGGATGTCGCGCCCGCATAA
- a CDS encoding DUF2848 domain-containing protein — protein MNKVSCEIEGGTPVEISARRLVIAGWAGRDEAEVEHHIRELEAIGVRRPSRVPCFYEVAPALLTTSDSIEVIGGHSSGEVEVVLLQTETDGLLVGIGSDHTDRKVEGFDVAVSKQICAKPLGKSLWRYSEVAAHWDALIARSWRIGANNERIRYQEGTLARLMHPESLISRAFGSMSMPPGTVMFCGTQPVLGALTTARAYELELHDPVLRRSLRHRYSVDALAHIE, from the coding sequence ATGAACAAAGTGTCATGCGAAATCGAGGGCGGGACGCCCGTTGAAATCAGCGCGCGCCGTCTCGTGATCGCGGGCTGGGCGGGGCGAGACGAGGCTGAAGTCGAGCATCATATCCGCGAACTGGAAGCGATCGGCGTGCGCAGACCGTCGAGGGTGCCCTGCTTTTATGAAGTCGCGCCCGCGTTGCTGACCACATCGGACAGCATCGAAGTGATAGGAGGACATTCGTCAGGCGAAGTGGAGGTCGTGCTATTGCAGACGGAAACGGACGGATTGCTGGTCGGCATCGGGTCCGATCATACCGACCGCAAAGTCGAGGGATTCGACGTCGCCGTGTCGAAGCAGATATGCGCGAAGCCACTCGGCAAGTCGCTGTGGCGTTACTCGGAGGTCGCCGCGCACTGGGACGCGCTGATTGCCCGCAGCTGGCGCATCGGTGCGAACAATGAGCGCATTCGCTATCAGGAAGGCACGCTCGCGCGCCTGATGCATCCTGAGTCGTTGATCTCGCGCGCGTTCGGCTCGATGTCGATGCCTCCTGGAACGGTGATGTTCTGCGGCACGCAGCCCGTCCTCGGTGCACTTACGACCGCGCGCGCGTATGAACTGGAACTGCATGATCCCGTGCTCCGGCGCAGCTTGCGTCATCGCTACAGCGTCGATGCGCTCGCACATATCGAGTGA
- a CDS encoding LysR family transcriptional regulator → MNLRFLETFVWLARLRSFRLTAERLHATQAAISSRISALEQELGVRLFERGPKEATLTQDGSKALPFAEQILKLNQAMLASVGDRSKVSGLLRLGAIESIVHTWLPDLLKRIRNEYPNLVIELTSDTSANLSAQLANGHIDVSFQTTSVSGADMTNVPLGSLPMRWMASPVLNLSAQALTEDELAAYPVISFARHSPPHEFLTSLFADSGDIHVQINCLSSVAAIIRLVVDGFGIAVLPPAFVMRELEAGQLQLLQVTHRVPALPLVAAYRRTPDSLLAESITRLALNVVLDFSLKHGPEFALFPPSDDALGSA, encoded by the coding sequence ATGAATCTGCGCTTTCTGGAAACGTTTGTCTGGCTGGCGCGGCTGCGCAGCTTCCGGCTGACGGCCGAACGCCTGCATGCCACGCAAGCGGCCATTTCGAGCCGCATTTCAGCGCTCGAACAGGAACTGGGCGTGCGGCTCTTCGAGCGCGGTCCGAAAGAAGCGACGCTGACACAGGACGGCAGCAAGGCGCTGCCGTTCGCCGAACAGATTCTGAAGCTGAACCAGGCGATGCTCGCAAGCGTCGGCGATCGTTCGAAGGTGTCGGGTCTGCTGCGTCTTGGGGCGATCGAATCGATCGTACACACGTGGCTACCCGATCTGCTCAAGCGCATTCGGAACGAGTATCCGAATCTCGTGATCGAGCTGACCAGCGATACGTCCGCGAACCTCTCTGCGCAACTGGCGAACGGCCATATCGATGTGTCGTTTCAGACGACAAGTGTTAGCGGCGCGGATATGACCAACGTGCCGCTCGGCAGTCTGCCGATGCGCTGGATGGCGAGCCCCGTGCTCAATCTGTCTGCGCAGGCGCTGACCGAAGACGAACTGGCCGCGTATCCCGTCATCAGCTTCGCGCGTCACTCTCCACCGCATGAGTTTCTCACAAGCCTGTTCGCGGACAGCGGCGACATCCACGTGCAGATCAACTGTCTTTCGTCGGTGGCGGCGATCATCCGGCTGGTTGTCGATGGCTTCGGCATTGCGGTGCTGCCGCCCGCATTCGTGATGCGCGAACTGGAGGCGGGACAGTTGCAATTGCTGCAGGTCACGCATCGCGTGCCTGCATTGCCGCTCGTCGCCGCCTATCGACGCACGCCCGACAGTCTGCTAGCCGAATCGATCACGCGGCTCGCGCTGAACGTCGTGCTCGATTTCAGTCTGAAACATGGACCCGAGTTCGCGCTGTTCCCGCCATCGGACGACGCGCTGGGGTCCGCCTGA
- a CDS encoding ureidoglycolate lyase, whose protein sequence is MLTATSIAIEPLDAQRLEPYGWLLGKPVRTDGDAPAFLSPASDFWREHLFDTGAKGETEILWVVYRNRNVEVASLELHRLTQQAIVPLTAPVVHIVATALEDGEPDLSSLRAFEITVGKGLCMRPNVWHATRVMSSEATCLMLTRPSTTYDLVVHLKTGAPACESVIKAIDRRTLELSTF, encoded by the coding sequence ATGCTGACTGCAACCTCCATTGCCATCGAACCGCTCGACGCGCAACGCTTGGAACCATATGGCTGGCTGCTGGGCAAGCCGGTGCGCACCGACGGCGACGCGCCTGCGTTCCTCAGTCCCGCATCGGACTTCTGGCGCGAGCATCTGTTCGACACCGGCGCGAAAGGGGAAACGGAAATACTCTGGGTGGTGTATCGCAATCGCAACGTGGAGGTCGCTTCGCTCGAATTACATCGTCTGACTCAGCAGGCCATCGTGCCGTTGACGGCGCCTGTCGTGCATATCGTCGCAACAGCGCTGGAAGATGGCGAGCCCGATCTGTCGTCGCTGCGTGCATTCGAGATTACTGTCGGCAAAGGGCTTTGCATGCGCCCTAACGTCTGGCACGCAACGCGTGTGATGAGTAGCGAGGCCACATGTCTGATGCTGACCCGCCCCTCGACTACCTACGATCTCGTCGTTCATCTCAAGACGGGCGCGCCAGCTTGCGAAAGCGTGATCAAGGCTATCGACCGCCGTACGCTCGAACTGAGTACGTTCTGA
- a CDS encoding EAL domain-containing protein: protein MHCGLARLGLWHREGASNLCLSVNVSARQLGDTGIIELVDKALRRHAVPRSALQLELTESALMDDHVLAQTAIRALQALGVRAVPCRDGYSRRFSPMWPCDCLKQKGWTKGRHHDPRGNSD, encoded by the coding sequence ATGCATTGCGGCCTCGCGCGCCTTGGGCTTTGGCATCGCGAGGGAGCCAGCAATCTCTGTCTGTCTGTGAATGTATCTGCGCGTCAGTTGGGCGACACCGGCATCATCGAGCTCGTAGACAAAGCGTTGCGCCGCCACGCCGTCCCGCGTTCGGCTTTGCAACTCGAACTCACCGAGAGCGCATTGATGGACGACCACGTTTTGGCACAGACCGCCATTCGCGCTTTGCAAGCATTAGGCGTGAGAGCGGTCCCATGCCGCGACGGGTACTCACGTCGCTTCTCGCCGATGTGGCCCTGCGATTGCTTAAAACAGAAAGGGTGGACGAAAGGACGACATCATGATCCCCGAGGAAATAGCGACTAG